TCGTCGCGGCGATCGGCCCGCAGACGCAGCGCGACGCCGCCGAGCTCGGCCTGCGCGTCGACGTCGTGGCGCGCGAGCGCACCGCCGAGTCCCTCATCGACGCCGTCGTGACGGCGGCGACGGCGAACGCCTGACCTGTCGCTCGACGCTCGGGTCGCCGGTGCCGCACCGTAGGCTTGGTCGTGTGAGTCCCACGCCCGCTCCCCGCGACCGTCCGCGCCGTCTCCGCGCGACCCCCGCCATGCGGCGGCTCGTCTCCGAGACCCGGCTCGACCCCGCCGACCTCGTGCTCCCGATCTTCCTGCGCGAGGGCGCTGTGGCACCCCTGCCGATCGCCTCGATGCCGGGGGTCGTGCAGCACAGCCTCGAGAGCCTGCCGGGAGCGGTGACGGATGCCGCGGCGGCTGGACTCGGCGGTGTCATGCTCTTCGGCGTGCCCGAGCAGCGCGACGCCCGCGGCTCGGGCGCGACCGACCCCGAGGGCATCCTGAACCTCGCCACGCGAGTCGCCGCCGATGCGGCCGACGGGGCCCTCGTCGTGCAGACCGATCTCTGCCTCGACGAGTTCACCGATCACGGCCACTGCGGCGTGCTCGACATGCTCGGGCGGGTCGACAACGACGCCACGCTCGAGCGCTACCAGGAGATGGCGGTCGTGCAGGCGGCATCCGGATCCCAGCTCCTCGGCCTCTCGGGCATGATGGACGGCCAGGTCGCCGCGGTGCGCGAGGCGCTCGACGGCAGCGGGTTCGCCAACACGCCGATCCTCGCCTACTCGGCCAAGTACGCGTCGGCGTTCTACGGCCCGTTCCGCGACGCGATCGAGTCGACGCTCGAGGGCGACCGCCGCACCTACCAGCTCGACCCCGGTAACCGCCGTGAGGGGTTGCGTGAGGCGCTCATCGATATCGACGAGGGCGCCGACATCGTCATGGTCAAGCCCGCCGGCAGCTACCTCGACGTGCTCGCCGACATCTCGGCCGCGAGCGTCGTGCCCGTCTGGGCGTACCAGGTGTCGGGCGAGTACGCGATGGTCGAGGCCGCCGCAGCGCACGGCTGGATCGACCGCAAGCGCGCCGTGATCGAGACCGTGCGCGGCATCCGTCGCGCCGGCGCCGACGCCGTGCTCACGTACTGGGCCCTCGAACTGGCCGACTGGATCCGGAAGGGAGACCTCGCGTGAGCGACAGCGGTTTCGATACGCCTGCTTCGCTGGCTCCTCAGCCGCCGGATGTGACGAACGCCGGGCTCTTCGCCCGCGCCCAGGCCGCGATCCCCGGTGGCGTCAACTCGCCCGTGCGGGCGTTCCGCTCGGTCGGCGGCACGCCGCGCTTCCTCGTCTCGGCGCGTGGCCCCTACGTCACCGACGCCGAGGGCCGCGAGTACGTCGACCTCGTCGCCGGCTGGGGCCCCGCGATCCTCGGGCACGCCGACCCCAGGGTCGTCGAGGCGGTGACGGATGCCGCGGCGCGCGGTCTCTCGTTCGGCTCCTCCACGCCCGCCGAGACCGAACTCGCCGAGCTCGTCGAGGAGCGCATCGCTCCCGTCGAGAAACTCCGCCTCGTCTCGACGGGCACCGAGGCGACGATGAGCGCCATCCGCCTCGCTCGCGGATTCACCGGCCGCGACCTGCTCGTGAAGTTCTCCGGTCACTACCACGGCCACTCCGACGGCCTGCTCGCCGAGGCCGGCTCGGGCCTCGCGACCTTCGCGCTGCCCGGCTCGGCCGGAGTGCCCCGCGAGATCGCCGCGCTCACCCTCGTCGTGCCCTATAACGACCTCGACGCCCTGCGCGCCGTCTTCGCCGAGCACGGCGACCGCATCGCCGCCGTCATCACCGAAGCCGCTGCCGCGAACATGGGCGTCGTGCCGCCGCTTCCCGGCTTCAACCGCGCGCTCGTCGAGCTCGCCCATGCGCACGGCGCGCTCGTCATCTCCGACGAGGTGCTCACGGGCTTCCGCGTCTCGGCCGCCGGCTGGTGGGGCCTCGAGAACGGCACCGAATCCGCCTACACCCCCGACCTCCTGACCTTCGGCAAGGTCATCGGCGGCGGTATGCCCGTCGCGGCACTCGGCGGCCGCACCGAGATCATGGATCAGCTCGCGCCGCTCGGCCCGGTCTACCAAGCCGGCACCCTCTCGGGCAACCCCGTCGCGGTCGCGGCGGGCATCGCAACACTCAGGGCAGCGGATGCCGCGGTGTACGAGCATCTCGACGCGACGGCTGCGACCATCAGCGACGCCGTCTCCGCGGCGCTCACCGCAGAAGGCGTCGCGCACCGCGCGCAGCACGCCGGCAACCTCTTCAGCTTCGTGTTCGGAGAGGCGGTTGCCGGGGGAGTGCACGACTACGCCGGAGTGCTGCGCCAGGAGTCCTGGCGCTACTCCCCATTCTTCCACGCGATGCTCGAGGCGGGGGTCTCCCTGCCGCCGAGCGTGTTCGAGGCGTGGTTCGTCACGGCAGCGCACGACGAGGCCGCGATCGGCCGCGTGCTCGACGCGCTGCCGGGGGCGGCTCGCGCCGCGGCATCCGCTCGCTCTGCCTGATCGGGCCTGCGGCATCCGCTCATTGGAAGTAACCAGTTGAGATGGTGCCGCGAGGAATCGTGCATGAATCGTTTGCGGGTTTGTCGGGCATCGACACCACGGCGGGCCGTCGACTCGGGCAGGATGGAACCATGGCCCACCTCCGCGTGCACACCGACCGGATCGAGGTTCACCTCACTCCGGCCGAGAAGTCGCTCGCGCTGCGCGCCGATGACATCGTGGTGCAGCGTGACGACATCAAGTCGGCCACGATCACCGACGACCCGTGGATCTGGATCCGCGGCATCCGCGTGCGCGGCTCGGCGATTCCGCTCGTCGTCGCGGTGGGTGTCTGGAAATACCACGGCGGCAGCGATTTCGTGATCGCCAAGGGCAAGCGGCCCGCCGTCGTCATCGAGCTCGCCGCAGGCGAGTTCACGCGGCTCATCGTGAGCACCAATCACGCCGGTGCGCTCATCGACCGGCTGAAGCTCAACTCGCCGCCGTCGGCAGCACCCGCCGCCGAATCCGACGCCGAATCCGACTGAGCCGGCGCGTCGGCGCCCGCACGGCGGCCATCCGGCTCAGGCGAAGAGGAACAGCACGAAGCCGATGAGCGGCAGCGTGCCCTGGATGAGCGCGGGCTTCAGGTAGCCGCGCCCGGTCGTGATGAGCACCGCAGCGGCGAGCACCATGCACCCTGTCGTGAAGAGCACGAGCGCTTTCCCGACCGAGTCGGCTCCCGTCCAGAACAGGATGAGGCCGAGGGCCGCGCCGAGTCCGAGGAACAGGTTGTAGAAGCCCTGGTTGTAGGCCATGGGCTTCGTCACATCGGCGCTCGCCTGGTCGGCGACGCCGAACCGCTTCCACGTGGCGGGCTTCGCCCACAGCACGCTCTCGAGCAGGAAGATGTAGCCGTGCAGGAGCGCGGCGAGGGCGACGATGATGCTCGCGATGACGGCCATGCCGCGATCGTACGAGCGGCCCGATGCACTACTCCGGAGATACCGTGTGACACGCCGCGCGACTCGGTCGGCTCGCCGGCGCATCGGTGCGCGTCTCCGGAGTTGTGACGTCATCCGACGATCACGCCGCGAATCGCCGCGCGGCCGCCACGGTCGCGTCGATCGCCGTGCGGCGCGTGCCCTCGACATCGGCATTGACGACGGTCGGCCCGTACCGCACCTCGTGCACGTCGGCGATGCCGATGAACTCCAGCCAATCGCGGAAGAAGGTGGTCGTGAAGTCGGCGCCGAACGACGGAGGCCGCCCGTCGGCGTACACGCCGCTCGTGTAGACCACGAACGCCCGCTTTCCCTGCAGGAGGCCGCGGTAGCCGCGGTCGGGATCGAAGGCGAAGGTCCAGCCGGGCTGGGTGATCACGTCGACGAGCTGCTTCAGGGCGTACGGTACGCCGGCGTTCCAGAAGGGCACGTTGAAGACGTAGACGTCGGCCGCGGCGAACCGATCGAACACGGCGCGTGCATCCTCCCACGCACGGCGTTCCGCGACCGTCTGGTCCTGCCTGGCGAAGACCGCCATCTTCGCACCTGCAGCTACGGTGCCGAACTCTGGAAGCGATCCGTCGAAGACATCGAGCCGGTCGACGGTCAGGCCGTCGTCGGCCTCCTCGAGCTCGGTGATGAAGCGGGTGGCCAGCTCGAGCGAGCGGCTCGCGTCGCCACGGGCGGATGCGTTGACGTGCAGCAGGTGGGTCATGGGTTCCTTCGGCTGAGGGATGTCGGGCAGTCGGGCCGCGAGGCCGGAATGGATGTGGCTGCGCGGCGGTTTCGATACTCACAGCGCTGCGGCATCCGGAACAGCAGGCACTTCGAAGTGCCGTGGGGTGGTGAAGGTGCCGACCCCGACCGAGATCATGGAGGACGAGTGACCCTCACCGCCGACCAGAGGCGCGCCGTCGCGAAAGACGCCTACGCCGACTACCTGGCCGAGTGTCCCTCGCGCCAGGTGCTCGAGATCCTCGCCACGAAGTGGACGACGCTCGTGCTGCTCCAACTGTCGGAACAGCCGCTGCGCCACTCCGAGCTGCGCGCACGGATACCCGGTGCCAGCCAGAAGATGCTCACCGAGACGCTGCGGCTGCTCGAGCGCGACGGCATCGTCGGTCGCGAGGTGAAGCAGGTGTTCCCGGCGCACGTCGAGTACTCGCTCAGCGCGCTGGGCGAGAGCCTGATGCCGATCGTGTGGCACATGAAGGACTGGGCCGACGCGAACATGGCCGAGGTGAAGCACCGCCGGATGATCAGCGCCTCATGAGCTCCGCTCGACCGTGACGGGCAGGCCGAGGAATCGTTCGAGCTCGGCGACGGATGCCGCGAGCGAGCGCTCCTCGGCAGGCGAGAACGTGCGCCATGGCACGATGCGCACCACCGCACGCTTCGCGTTCACGACCGGCGCCCACCGGCCGCACATGACCCCGCCGATCATGAGCGCGTGCAGCGGGAACTCCGCGCCCACGGGGGCCGGGCGCTCCGGCGACTGGAGGTACGCGCGTGGCGCCGCGTAACCCATGATGTATTCGTCGTAGGCCTGCAGCAGGTCGACGCGGTCGGTGTCGCTCTCGGTCGCCGAGGCTGCCGCCGCGGCATCCGGCACCGCCGAGGCATCCAGCCAGTGGGTCTCACCGTCGACCTCGACCGTCGTGATGCGACCGTCGCTCCGGTCGGCGGCGTCGGCGAACGCCTGTCGTGCGTCGCCGAGCGTGAAGCCCGACCAGGCCGCGAAGTCGCGCTCGTTCGCCGGTCCGCGTGAGCCGATGAAGCGCTCGGCGAGCTCGGCGAGCGCCTCGTCGCGCGGCTTCGGCGCCGAGGCCGGCACTCGCTCGTCGAACGCCGCGTAGGTGCGCTGCCTGCCGACGTTCGCGCCGCTGATCGCCACGCGTTCGAGCTCGGCGAGCATGAGCAGGTAGCCGAAGGCGAGGCCCGCCATGGGCGACCCGGCCTCGTCGAGCGCCGCCGTCAGTTGCGCCCGGGTGCGGTGTCCGCCTTCGAGGGCGCGCGCCACGACGTCGAGGCCGCGAGCGGCCGCTTCACCCTCGAGACCGACACGGCGGTAGTACGTCGCGTTCAGCCGATGCACGCGCTCTGCCGAGAGCTCGAGCAACCACCTGGCATCCGAGGGGCTCACGAAATGCCACGTCGGGCGCAGCACGTGCGTGCGCAGGATCTCGCCGCGGTCGATCGAGGCGGCGACGGATGCCGCGTCGGGGCGGTGCTCGGAGCGCACGCGCGCTGCGAGGCCCCACTGGGCCGGCACGAACTCCTGCGACTGCACGGCGACGAAACGCTCGACGACCTCGGGCGCCGAGGCGGCAACCGGCTCGCGCACTCCTTGCACGCGGAGCCGCAGCTGCCGGAGCGTTGCCAGATCCACGCCTACGACACGTCCCCTCGCCAGGTGGTCGCCGCCCCGATGAACGTCGCGACGACGGCGATGCCGAGCAGTACGAGACCGCCCTGCCACCACTCGAGCGTCGCCGCGGTGCCGAGCGAGGCGATGTTGTAGAACGACGCCCCGACGAGGGCGTCGCTGGCGGCACCCGGCAGGAACTTGCCGATGTTCGCGGTGACGTCGTTGAGCGAGGCCGTGAACCGCAGGATCGGCTCGACGAACTGGGTGAACGCGATGACGATGACGATCGCGGCGACCTGGTTGGGCACGAGCGCGCCGAGCCCGACGCCGATCGCACCCCAGAGCGCCATCGCGAGTACGCCGCGTCCGATGAGCGCCCACGTGTCGGCGTCGTCGAGACCCGTGTCGAGGCCGAAGCCAGCGAGGGCCGCGGCCCCGGTGCCGACCGAGACGGCGAACGCGATCACGCCGAGCCCTGCACCCATCGCGAGCTGCGAGAGGAACTTCGCGGTGAGCACGGTGGTGCGGTGCGGCTCGGCGAGGAACGTGGGCGTGAGGGTCTTGTGCCGGAACTCGCCCGTGACGGCGAGGGCGCCGAGGAGCACCGGGAAGACGTAGCCGATCGACGTTGCGAAGCTGTAGACGAGCGGGGCGATGTCGAGTCCCGACGGGATGGTGGTGCCGCCGCCGGCGGAGGCCGCGGCATCCGGATTCTCACTCGCCCAGCCGAGGAAGGCGCCGAACCCGCCCGACATGAGGGCCACATAGCCGGCGAGCAGGAGGGCGAGCAGCCACCACATGCGAGTGGTGAAGACCTTCTGGAACTCTGAGGCGATCGCGCGGAGGAACGGCATCTACTGTTCACCCCCGCCGACGAGCGAGAGGAACGACTCTTCGAGCCCCGATTTCAACCGGTGCAGGGTGTTCAGCTCGACGCCGCCGAGGAACGCCGCGTGGCCGACGCGGCCTGGGTCGGGCTCGTTGACGATGAAGCCGTTGCGACCCTCGGTGTACTCGAGGCCGGCTTCGTCGAGCGCGGCGGAGAGCGCCTCCCGGTCGGGCGAGTCGGCGATCGTGCGCGGTGCCGCGGCGAGTTCGAGGCTCACGAGCGTGCCACTCTTCACGAGGCGGCCCTTCGAGATGATGATGACCTCGTCGACGCTCTGCTGCACCTCGCTCAGGAGGTGCGAGCTCACGAGCACCGTGCGGCCCTCGTGGGCGAGGTTCTGCAGGAAGCCGCGGATCCACTTGATGCCCTCGGGGTCGAGGCCGTTGATCGGCTCGTCGAGCACGAACACGCCAGGGTCGCCGAGCAGCGTGTACGCGAGCGCGAGTCGCTGGCGCATGCCGAGCGAGTAGCCACCGACCCGCCGGTCGGCGAACTCGGTCATGCCCACTTGCTCGAGCACCACCGGAACTCTCGCATTGGAGAGGCCCGTTGCAGTCGCGTAGACCTTGAGGTGATCGCGAGCCGTGCGCCCCGGATGGAAGTTCGCGTCGAGCGCGGCGCCGACCGTCTCGAGCGGCCGCGGCAGTGCCGAATAGGGCGTGCCGCCGAACGTCGCGGTGCCGGCGCTCGGATGCACGAGCCCGAGCAGCACGCGCAGCGTCGTGGTCTTGCCGGCGCCGTTCGGGCCGAGGAAACCGGTGACCCGGCCGGGTTGCACCGTGAACGTCAGGTCGTCGACCGCGACGACGTGCCCGAAGTGCTTGCTGAGACCGGTGATCTCGATGGGGATGCCGCTCTGCATGCGCTCTCCTCCTGTTGGGGGCGAGCATGGCCGCGCTGGTCGCACCCCCGCACGACCCGACGGCCGGAACCGCCATACGGCTCACCCTAGCGACCGCGGCCGGTTCGGGGCATCCCTCGCGCGGGGGATTCGCGCATGGGCCCAGATGGGTGGGCCCGTTGGGCGGCCAGGGCGTGCTCCTTTGCAGAACGCACTTGACCCTCGGGCCGCCCGAGGTCCCAAGATTGCCTTTGTGAGCGAATTGGACGCAATCGGGAAGTTCGGCAGACTTGCGGGACTCTCCATCCACACCTTGAGGCACTACGACGACATCGGTCTACTGGTGCCCGCGGATGTGAGCGACGGCGGGCAGCGGAGGTATGACCGCAGCCAACTCGAACGAGCGCGACGAATCCGCGCCCTTCGCTGGACCGGGCTTCCCCTCGACGAGATCGCGGTGGTGCTCGACGGCGGAGGCTCCGCCAGGGACGCCCTCGATCGACACCGAGATGCTCTCCGCCGTCGACAGAGCCGCGACGGCGATGCGATTCAACAAATCACCCGAATGATGGAGGGAAAACCCATGAACAGCACGCTCAACACCGCTCGACCTGTCCAGATCAAGCTGCTCGTCCGGGACGTGGACGAGGCTGCCGCCTTCTACGCCGACGCGTTCGGCTTCGATTGGCGGACCACGCAGAGAACTGACGACGAGGACTTCAACGGCTTCGTCTTCGGTTCCTGGGACCACCCCGACTTCTTCCTGATCCACCTCCAGACGGCGGACCAGCTCGGTGCCGTGGGACCCGCGACGTTCGGCATCACCGTCGACGATCTCGACGCTGCGCACGCGCGGGCGATCTCGGCGGGCGCCGAGGAGGTCCGCCCGCCACACGATCTTCAGGGCATGCCGCGATCGTCCGTGGTCAAGGACCCGGATGGGAACGTCGCGTGGCTCTATCAGGCGTAGGGCGAGTCTCGTGAACATTTGCTCCGGGTTCGCATCATGACGGCGTTAAGGTAGGTGCGATCGGGGCGCCGATGGGAAATGGCGCCGGCAATCGTCTGAGTACGGTCCGGTGAACGCGGGGCGCGCATCAAGGGAGAGCAACGAGATGAGACCACTTCGATACTCGATCAACGTCACGCTCGACGGCTGCTGCCATCACGAGGCAGGGCTCCCCCCGGACGAGGAGTCGATGCGCTACTGGACCGCTGAGATGGAGCGAGCCGATGCCCTGCTATTCGGCCGGGTGACCTACGAGATGATGGAGTCGGCGTGGCGGAAGCCGGCCACGGGCACGTGGCCTGACTGGATGGATGAGTGGGAGATCCCGTTCGCCGAGACCATCGACCGGGCGAAGAAGTACGTCGTGTCGAGCACGCTGAGCGGGGTCGATTGGAATGCCGAGCTGGTGCGAGGTGACTTGGGACCAGCGGTTCAACGGCTCAAGCAGGAGTCAGGCGAGGGCCTGTGGGTGGGTGGCGTGACGCTCCCCCTGGCGTTGGCAGATCTGGGACTGATCGACGAGTACGAGTTCGTTGTGCAGCCGGTCCTTGCCGGACACGGGCCGACGTTGCTCGCCGGCCTGCGCGAGCGCATCCAGCTCGAGCTCGTGGACCGCAATGAGTTCCGGTCGGGCGCGGTCGCCGTGCGATACCGGCCCACGCGAGTTACGGCTGCTGTGCTGCCCTAGTTGAGCGCGCGGATGCCGCTGGGCAGCACGCCCCCGGCATAGAGTTCGGCCGCGAGGTCCTGCAGGGCACCGAGCGCGACACGCTGCGTGGTGGGGCCGTACGACAACCGGGCGATGCCGAGCTCGGCGAGCCTCGCGGGAGTCGGGACGCCGGGCAGGCCGATGAGGCTCACTCGGTACGCACCGATGCCGTCGACGAGTTCGACCACCTCGTCTTCGCCGAAGATGCCGGGAACGAACACGCACGTCGCGCCCGCGTCGAGATAGGCGCGGCCGCGCTCGATCGCGTCGGCGATCCACACGTCTCGGGGGCGGTCACTGCCGCGGAGGAACGCGTCGGTGCGAGCGTTCAGTGCGAAGGGCACGCCCTCGGCGTCGGCGGCGGCGACCGCTCCCTCGACGGCGGCGACCGACTCGGCGAGCGGCTTGAGCTCGTCTTCGAGGTTCGCTCCCGCGATGCCCTCGCCGATCGCGCGGCGCACAGTCTCGGCGGGGTCGCCGTAGCCGGCTTCGAGGTCGGCGCTCACGGGCACGTCGACGGCCCGGGCGATGCGGCCCGCCATGTCGAGCATGATTTCGACCGGGATCTGTTCGCCGTCGGGGTAGCCGAACGTCGACGCGATCGAGTGGCTCGCCGTGGCGAGAGCGCGGGTCTCGGGGAGGCTGGCGACGGCTTTCGCGCTCACGACGTCCCACACGTTCACCACCTGGAGGAGCTCGGGGGCGGTGTGCAGGCGGCGAAGTTCGGCGGCGGTATCGGCGAGAGTCATCCGTTCAGCCTATGGGCGCTCAGCCGATGATTCACTCGACCTCTGGGCTTTCAGCCTTGACTCTCAGCCGAGCACGTCAGCGAGGCCGGCCAGGAGCCGCTCGACGTCGTCGTCGTCGCTGTAGGGCGCGAGTCCCATGCGCAGGCCGCCGCCATCGCCGAGCCCGAGGTGCCGCGAAGCCTCGAGCGCGTAGAAGTTGCCGCTCGGTGCGAGCACCTGCCGCGAGGCGAGCGCCGTCGTGAGAGCGGATGCCGCGTGGCCGTCGAACGTCGCGAGCAGCGTGGGCGTGCGGCGCGCCGCCCGCGACCAGGTCGTCGCGCCGGGCAGCGCCGAGATGCCCGCCTCGAGCCGTTCGAGCAGCGCGGACTCGTGCTCGCGCAGCGCCCCGTATGACGCGGCGAGGCGGTCGCGGCGGGAGCTCGCGGCATCCGTCGTCTCGGGGTCGAGGGAAGCGAGCACGTCGACGGCCGCCGTGACGCCCGCGAGCTGTTCGTAGGGGAGGGTGCCGAACTCGAATCGCTCGGGCACGACGTTCGTGGCCGGCAGCAGCTTGTCGGGTGAGATCGTGTCGAGCAGCTCGGGCCGGGCGGCGAGCACACCGCAATGCGGGCCGAGGAACTTGTAAGGCGAGCACGTGAAGAAGTCGGCGCCGAGCGCGGTGACGTCGGGCAGCTCATGTGCCGCATAGTGCACGCCGTCGACGAAGAGCAACGCCTCGGCGTCGTGCACCGCGGCCGCGATCGCGGGGATGTCGGGCATCGTGCCGATGAGGTTCGAGGCCGCCGTCACCGCGACCAAGCGAGTGCGATCGGAGAGTGCCGCCGTCACGGCATCCGTCGACAGCTCGCCCGTCGCCGGGTCGAAGTCGACCCAGCGCACCCTCGCCCCGGCCCGCTCGGCCGCGTGCACCCACGGCCGGATGTTCGCGTCGTGGTCGAGCCGCGTGACGACGACCTCGTCGCCCGGCCCCCACTCCCGCGAGAGGTGCCTGGAGAAGTCGTAGGTGAGCTGCGTGGCGCTGCGCCCGTGCACGATTCCGCGCGGGTGGCCGTTCACGAGGTCGGCCATCGCGAGCCGGAACCCGTGCACCGCCGCCTCGGCCCGCTCCTCGGACTCGCCGATCGTGCCTCGGTTCGAGAGCGGACCGGTGAGCACGGATGCCACGGCGTCGCCCACCAGCCGCGGAGTCTGCGTGCCGCCCGGTCCGTCGAAGTGCGCCCACCCGCTCTCGAGCGAGGGGAACTCCGAACGGATGCGCGACACGTCGTAGGCCATGCGGACGAGCCTAGAACAGGCGCCGGTTGCGTCGGAGGCCTCGGGTGCGAATGGGTGAGCGATAGCATGCAGACATGGGCGAGCCGGGCGCCGACACATCCGAGCCGCCGCCACCGCGGCGACTCTCGATCAACGCCGCCCTCGACGGATTCTTCTTCGTCTATGCCGGGCTCGCGGCGGTCTGGCTCGCTTGGCTCGTGCTCAGCGAGACGTTCGCGTTCGGCTGGTTCGGCATCGCGTTCTTCGTCGTGTTCTGGCTCGTGCTCGCCTACCTCGTGCTGCCGCGCCTGCACCGCATCCTCACGGCGATCTACGTGCCCGACTACTTCATCGGCCGGGCACGAACGAGCGACGGCCTGCTCGGCGATCCGGTGAACCTCGCGCTCGACGGCGACGAGGCATCCGTGCACGCCGCGATGCGGGCCGCCGCCTGGACTCGCGCCGACGACGTGACCCTCGCCTCGAGCTGGCGCATCGTAACCTCGACGATCACGCGCCGCAGCTACGACGAGGCGCCCGTGAGCCCGCTCTTCCTCTTCGGCCGACAGCAGGACTTCGCGTACCAGCAGGAGGTGCTGGGCAATCCCGCCAAGCGCCATCACGTGCGCTTCTGGCGCACCCCCGACGGCTGGCTCCTGCCGGGCGGGCGCAGGGTGGACTGGCTCGCGGCAGGCACGTTCGACCGCGCCGTCGGGTTCTCGCTCTTCACGCTGCAGGTCACGCACAAGATCGACGCCGACATCGACGTCGAGCGCGACCACATCGTGAGCACCGTGCTCGGCGCGAACCCCGACGCGCGCGTCGTCATCCTGCGTGACTTCTCGACCGGCTATCACTCGCGCAACGGCGGCGGCGACTCCGTGCGCACCGACGGCGACCTGCCGGTGCTCGACGTGAGTGACGTGCGTGAGTCGGGCGCCGTGGGCGCCGCTGCGATCGAGGCGTCGGATGAGTCGGATGCATCGGATGCCGCTCCTGAGCGCGTTCGCGTGGTGCCGGGGGTGAAGACGTCATGAGCGTCGAGAAGCGTCCGGCCTTCGAGCCCCCTGCCGTGCTCTTGGAGCGCGAGACCCCGCCGCCGCAGATGCGCCGACCGATCGCCACGTCGTTCGGCGCGGTGCTCGTGGTGCTTCGCGCGCTCGCGGGCGTGGTGTGGCTCATCGCGCTCGCCCTGGAGTGGGACCGCGTGGTCACCGAGGACCTCGACATCGAGCTCGAGCCGGGTACCGATGAGACCGCGGCATCCGCTGTCATCCTCACCGTGGTGCTCATCATCGGCGCGGTCATCCTGCTGGCCGTGCTCGCCATGGCCCTGCTCGTCTATCGCGGGAGCAACTGGGCCCGCATCACCGTCATGGTGTTCGCGACGATCAGCATCACGGTCGCGGCGATCGACTACTTCAGCGACGACGCCGAGATCACGCTGCGAACGACGCTGATCACCCTCTCGCTCGACATCCTCGTGCTGCTCGCACTCTCGAGCCACAACGCTCGCGTCTACGCCCGCCGTCCCCGGCCCCGCCGCGGTGGTGAGTAGCCAGCGAGCTTCGCGGGCTACTCAACCACCGCGAGGGAGTGCTCGGAGCACGGCGCGGGGGCGCACGCCTTGCACGCGACGAGTTGGACGCGGCACGCGGCATCCGTGCAATCGAACGTTCGACCCGCAGGCGAACCGCAGATCTCGCAGCGGCCGATGATCGCGGCGTGATCGCTGAAGTCGACCGCGCCGCGCGCGTCGAAGACGTAGAGCGAGCCGTCCCAGAGGCCGTCGTCGCCGTAGCGCTCGCCGTAGCGCGCGATGCCGCCGTCGAGCTGGTACACCTCGCCGAAGCCGCGACTCGTCATGAGGCTCGAGAGCACTTCGCAGCGCACGCCGCCGGTGCAGTACGTGACGACGGGCTTGCCCTTCAGCTCGTCGTACTTGCCCGAATCGAGCTCGGCCACGAAGTCGCGAGTCGTCGCGACGTCGGGCACGACTGCCCCGCGGAATCGCCCGATCGCCGCCTCGAGCGCGTTGCGCCCGTCGAAGAAGACCACCTCGTCGCCGCGTGCGGCCACGAGCTCGTGCAGCGCCTCGGGCGAGAGCTTCGTGCCGCCGCCCACGACGCCGCCGTCGTCGACCTCGAGCTCGCCGGGTGCGCCGAAGCTCACGATCTCGTCGCGAACCTTCACGCTGAGCTTCGGGAAGTCGAGGCTGCCGCTCTCGCCATCGAGGCCGGTGCCGCCGCTCCACTTGAAGTCGATGTCCTTGAATGCGGGGTAGTCGCGCGTGCTGCGCACGTAGCGCTTGAGCGCGTCGAGCTCGCCGCCGAGGGTGCCGTTCAGGCCGTCCTTCGAGATGAGGATGCGGCCGCGCAGGCCGAGCGAGTCGGCGAGGTCACGCTGCCACAACCGGATGGCGTC
The Agromyces albus DNA segment above includes these coding regions:
- the trhO gene encoding oxygen-dependent tRNA uridine(34) hydroxylase TrhO yields the protein MAVAKILLYYVFTPLADPDAIRLWQRDLADSLGLRGRILISKDGLNGTLGGELDALKRYVRSTRDYPAFKDIDFKWSGGTGLDGESGSLDFPKLSVKVRDEIVSFGAPGELEVDDGGVVGGGTKLSPEALHELVAARGDEVVFFDGRNALEAAIGRFRGAVVPDVATTRDFVAELDSGKYDELKGKPVVTYCTGGVRCEVLSSLMTSRGFGEVYQLDGGIARYGERYGDDGLWDGSLYVFDARGAVDFSDHAAIIGRCEICGSPAGRTFDCTDAACRVQLVACKACAPAPCSEHSLAVVE